The proteins below are encoded in one region of Pseudoduganella armeniaca:
- a CDS encoding GspE/PulE family protein codes for MPKHLDLQQIFTWLLADGMVDQAHVKAHYKEAQGILRNTAGAMHPLSAVAHCKLVSTKPPHRQLTLDLLTEWLAQRVSLPLFRIDPLKVDFTRVADVMSASYAARFNILPVEITADTLTVATADPFAREWEAEIAKVSRRAIRRVIANPLDIAQYTSQFFALAKSIKDANKSTGQDLALRNNFEQLVEMGKSNRQVDANDQHVINIVDWLWQYAFEQRASDIHLEPKRDIGNIRFRIDGVLHQVYQVPAVVMIAMTARIKLLGRMDVIEKRRPQDGRIKTRTAGGQEIELRLSTLPTAFGEKLVMRIFDPDVVVKTLPELGFPPEDAARWDALTQRPHGIILVTGPTGSGKTTTLYTTLKALATSEVNVCTVEDPIEMVEASFNQMQVQPGIDLSFADGVKALMRQDPDIIMVGEIRDLATAEMAIQAALTGHLVLSTLHTNDAPSAIMRLLELGVPHYLLEATVIGIMAQRLVRTLCPECKTPDGDIPDDIWAGIGGAWDIPQPSPVYRPAGCPDCRQTGYKGRTGIYELLTVSPAFNDLIREETDIAALRRQAVADGMKPLRIAGAYKIAEGATTVEEVLKATAALAT; via the coding sequence ATGCCGAAACACCTCGACCTGCAACAGATTTTTACTTGGCTGCTGGCCGACGGCATGGTGGACCAGGCCCACGTCAAGGCCCACTACAAGGAAGCGCAGGGCATCCTGCGCAACACGGCCGGCGCGATGCATCCGCTGTCGGCCGTCGCCCACTGCAAGCTGGTTTCTACCAAGCCGCCGCACCGCCAGCTGACCCTGGACCTGCTGACGGAATGGCTGGCGCAACGCGTCAGCCTGCCGCTGTTCCGCATCGATCCGCTCAAGGTGGACTTCACCCGCGTGGCGGACGTGATGTCGGCCAGCTACGCGGCCCGCTTCAACATCCTGCCGGTGGAGATCACGGCCGACACGCTGACGGTGGCCACCGCCGACCCGTTCGCGCGCGAATGGGAAGCGGAGATCGCCAAGGTGTCGCGCCGCGCGATCCGCCGCGTGATCGCCAACCCGCTCGACATCGCCCAGTACACCTCGCAGTTCTTTGCGCTGGCGAAGTCGATCAAGGACGCCAACAAATCGACCGGCCAGGACCTGGCGCTGCGCAACAACTTCGAGCAGCTGGTCGAGATGGGCAAGTCGAACCGGCAGGTCGATGCCAACGACCAGCACGTGATCAACATCGTCGACTGGCTGTGGCAGTACGCGTTCGAGCAGCGGGCCTCCGACATTCACCTGGAACCGAAGCGCGACATCGGCAACATCCGCTTCCGCATCGACGGCGTGCTGCACCAGGTCTACCAGGTGCCGGCCGTCGTGATGATCGCGATGACGGCCCGCATCAAGCTGCTGGGCCGGATGGACGTGATCGAAAAGCGCCGCCCGCAGGACGGCCGCATCAAGACCCGCACCGCCGGCGGCCAGGAGATCGAGCTGCGCCTGTCGACCTTGCCGACCGCCTTCGGCGAAAAGCTGGTGATGCGCATCTTCGATCCGGACGTGGTCGTGAAGACCCTGCCGGAGCTGGGCTTCCCGCCGGAAGACGCGGCGCGCTGGGACGCGCTGACGCAGCGCCCGCACGGCATCATCCTCGTCACCGGGCCGACCGGGTCGGGCAAGACCACGACCTTGTACACCACCCTGAAGGCGCTGGCCACGTCGGAAGTGAACGTGTGCACGGTGGAAGACCCGATCGAGATGGTGGAGGCATCGTTCAACCAGATGCAGGTACAGCCGGGCATCGACCTGTCGTTCGCGGACGGCGTCAAGGCCCTGATGCGGCAGGACCCGGACATCATCATGGTGGGCGAGATCCGCGACCTGGCCACGGCGGAAATGGCGATCCAGGCCGCGCTGACGGGCCACCTGGTGCTGTCCACGCTGCACACCAACGACGCGCCATCGGCCATCATGCGCCTGTTGGAACTGGGCGTGCCGCACTACCTGCTGGAAGCCACGGTGATCGGCATCATGGCGCAGCGCCTGGTGCGCACCTTGTGCCCGGAATGCAAGACGCCGGATGGCGACATCCCGGACGACATCTGGGCCGGCATCGGCGGCGCCTGGGACATCCCGCAGCCGTCGCCCGTGTATCGGCCAGCCGGCTGCCCGGACTGCCGCCAGACCGGCTACAAGGGCCGCACCGGCATCTACGAGCTGCTGACGGTGTCGCCCGCGTTCAACGACCTGATCCGGGAAGAGACGGACATCGCCGCGCTGCGCCGCCAGGCGGTGGCGGACGGCATGAAGCCGCTGCGCATTGCCGGCGCCTACAAGATCGCCGAAGGGGCGACGACGGTGGAGGAAGTGCTGAAGGCCACGGCGGCGCTGGCAACTTGA
- a CDS encoding type VI secretion system Vgr family protein — MTDLQALLETHQSTRLLRLSFPRNDGPEAKLMLNRFEGTEYLSRDFEFKLELLSDDARIELDAMHGKLLCVLLVQTDGSLRPFTGYVTSFKLARTDGGVAFYEAVLRPWLAYLCLRKNNRLFHEQGLREQAEAIFAGYGGLPVWEWQVADEQPQFTMATQWDETDHNYLCRRWEAAGYSYWYEHSSEGHTLKVCDDTRLAPPIDGPSPGIRFQRAGGVAEEDAIGDWSPVRQWASTQTAVSGFDFKNPRPVHADSVTVDQPGDVPQLEVHSYEGHYGFKHQSGAFDLSRLRMEEIEARGKLIEAQGNNRRVAPGRSFTLLEHFGESEESEFLILQVHHEASNNYLQGKGAISEYKNRLLCQSKAVPWRPGRGYNSTETKLLAVQTAIVVGAQGQGSLNVDEYGRVKVKFHWDRDESGSCWVRVGSNWAGGEKGLASHPRVGSEVIVQWLDGNPDHPIVTGAVYNQSYMPPWKLPEQRALTGLRSRELTADGGNTPGGRSNHLVLDDTQGQIQAQLKSDHLASQLSLGHISRIEDNAGRKDARGQGFELRTDGHGAVRAQQGLLLSTEARPNARAHITDMPETLERMTQGQDLHDSLSQAAQQAQAHQPGDQDQVIAALRAQIEALKGQGGTPAQGEFPEFQAPHLTLASPAGIETTTQGSTHVMSVEHSAVTSGGHISLSAGKSLLASVKEAVRMFAYKAGMKLVAASADIDITALKDSVNILAKLNITHTANKITITAKEEVVINGGSSFSRWNASGIVHGTSGNWTQHAAHHSFVPAKSEGTPTLPQPMQLEPGKLDLYHQYVNPAGGKKQGIRQGDYTVVDADGGTHQGTLDGEGFKSVAGLPMGMATVTYGKDPRDPWDDGSVLGQDAEWPTTALPEGDAAAAGAAPAERQASVPGAGLLAAAGAAAGKIKGAAGQLGPVAQAAQKAAGAVQALKQGGAQGLLASAGQAALADAAGKLPGGAAALSAFGALGNKPAAAAPPGLPGALPHVSPDAAPASLKKLTV, encoded by the coding sequence ATGACCGACCTGCAAGCACTGCTGGAAACCCACCAAAGTACCCGCCTGCTGCGCCTGTCGTTCCCGCGGAACGACGGCCCAGAAGCCAAGCTGATGTTGAACCGCTTCGAAGGCACCGAATACCTGTCGCGCGACTTCGAATTCAAGCTGGAGCTCCTGAGCGACGATGCCAGGATCGAGCTCGACGCCATGCACGGCAAGCTGCTGTGCGTGTTGCTGGTCCAGACCGATGGCAGCCTGCGCCCGTTCACCGGTTACGTGACGTCGTTCAAGCTGGCCAGGACGGACGGCGGTGTCGCCTTCTATGAGGCCGTGCTGAGGCCATGGCTGGCCTATCTGTGCCTGCGCAAGAACAACCGCTTGTTCCATGAACAGGGCCTGCGCGAACAGGCCGAAGCGATCTTCGCCGGCTACGGCGGCCTGCCCGTGTGGGAGTGGCAAGTGGCTGACGAACAGCCGCAGTTCACCATGGCCACGCAGTGGGACGAGACCGACCACAACTACCTGTGCCGGCGCTGGGAAGCGGCGGGCTACAGCTATTGGTACGAGCACAGCAGCGAAGGCCATACGCTCAAGGTCTGTGACGACACCCGCCTGGCGCCGCCGATCGACGGGCCCTCGCCCGGCATCCGCTTCCAGCGCGCCGGTGGCGTGGCCGAAGAGGACGCGATCGGCGACTGGAGCCCCGTGCGCCAGTGGGCGTCGACCCAGACGGCGGTCAGCGGCTTCGATTTCAAGAATCCGCGTCCGGTCCATGCCGACAGCGTCACCGTCGACCAGCCGGGCGACGTGCCGCAGCTGGAGGTACACAGCTATGAAGGCCATTACGGCTTCAAGCACCAGTCCGGCGCCTTTGACCTGTCGCGCCTGCGCATGGAAGAAATCGAGGCGCGCGGCAAGCTGATCGAAGCACAAGGCAATAACCGGCGCGTGGCCCCGGGCCGGTCGTTCACGCTGCTCGAACATTTCGGCGAAAGCGAAGAGAGCGAATTCCTGATCCTGCAAGTGCACCATGAAGCCAGCAACAACTACCTGCAGGGCAAGGGTGCGATCTCCGAGTACAAGAATCGCCTGCTGTGCCAGAGCAAGGCCGTACCCTGGCGCCCGGGACGCGGGTACAACAGCACGGAGACCAAGCTGCTGGCCGTGCAGACCGCCATCGTCGTCGGCGCGCAAGGCCAGGGCAGCCTGAACGTGGACGAGTACGGCCGCGTCAAGGTCAAGTTCCACTGGGACCGCGACGAAAGCGGCAGCTGCTGGGTACGGGTCGGCAGCAACTGGGCCGGCGGCGAGAAGGGACTCGCCAGTCACCCGCGGGTCGGCTCGGAAGTCATCGTGCAATGGCTGGACGGCAATCCCGACCATCCGATCGTCACCGGCGCCGTGTACAACCAGAGCTACATGCCGCCATGGAAGCTGCCCGAGCAGCGCGCGCTGACGGGGCTCAGGAGCCGTGAGCTGACCGCCGACGGCGGCAACACGCCGGGCGGGCGCAGCAACCACCTGGTGCTGGACGACACCCAAGGCCAGATCCAGGCCCAGCTCAAGAGCGACCATCTGGCCAGCCAGCTGAGCCTCGGCCATATCAGCCGTATCGAAGACAATGCCGGCCGCAAGGATGCGCGCGGCCAGGGCTTCGAGCTGCGTACCGACGGCCACGGTGCCGTGCGCGCACAGCAGGGCCTGCTGCTCAGCACCGAAGCACGGCCGAACGCGCGCGCCCACATCACGGATATGCCCGAGACGCTGGAGCGCATGACGCAGGGCCAGGACCTGCACGACAGCCTGTCGCAGGCCGCGCAACAGGCACAGGCGCACCAGCCGGGCGACCAGGACCAGGTGATTGCCGCGCTGCGGGCGCAGATCGAGGCCTTGAAAGGCCAAGGGGGCACGCCGGCGCAAGGCGAGTTCCCGGAATTCCAGGCGCCCCACCTGACCTTGGCCAGCCCCGCCGGCATCGAAACGACCACGCAGGGTTCCACCCACGTGATGAGCGTGGAGCACAGCGCCGTGACCAGCGGCGGCCACATCAGCCTGAGCGCGGGCAAGAGCCTGCTTGCCAGCGTCAAGGAAGCGGTGCGCATGTTTGCCTACAAGGCCGGCATGAAGCTGGTGGCGGCCAGCGCCGACATCGACATCACGGCCTTGAAGGACAGCGTCAACATCCTGGCCAAGCTCAACATCACCCATACCGCCAACAAGATCACGATCACGGCCAAGGAAGAGGTCGTGATCAACGGCGGCTCCAGCTTCAGCCGCTGGAACGCTTCGGGGATCGTCCACGGCACCAGCGGCAACTGGACCCAACACGCGGCGCACCACAGCTTCGTCCCTGCCAAGAGCGAGGGCACGCCCACCTTGCCGCAGCCCATGCAGCTGGAGCCGGGTAAGCTCGACCTGTATCACCAGTACGTGAACCCGGCGGGCGGCAAGAAGCAAGGCATCCGGCAAGGCGACTACACAGTCGTCGACGCCGACGGTGGAACGCACCAGGGCACGCTCGATGGCGAAGGCTTCAAGAGCGTGGCCGGCCTGCCGATGGGCATGGCCACGGTCACCTACGGCAAGGACCCGCGCGATCCGTGGGACGATGGCAGCGTGCTCGGCCAGGATGCGGAATGGCCGACGACGGCGCTGCCCGAGGGGGACGCCGCCGCTGCGGGTGCAGCCCCGGCCGAGCGGCAAGCGTCCGTGCCCGGGGCCGGGCTGCTGGCCGCTGCCGGTGCCGCGGCAGGCAAGATAAAGGGTGCGGCCGGCCAACTCGGCCCGGTGGCGCAGGCCGCCCAGAAGGCTGCCGGAGCCGTGCAGGCGCTGAAACAAGGCGGTGCGCAAGGCTTGCTGGCGTCGGCCGGACAGGCGGCCCTGGCGGACGCGGCGGGCAAACTTCCGGGCGGCGCGGCGGCCTTGAGCGCTTTCGGTGCGCTAGGCAACAAGCCGGCCGCTGCCGCGCCGCCGGGCCTGCCTGGTGCGCTGCCGCACGTCAGCCCCGATGCAGCGCCAGCGTCTTTGAAAAAGCTCACCGTATAA
- a CDS encoding RHS repeat-associated core domain-containing protein, with the protein MTEPTHKPSERAPEVAVAPLNTIDQQDVGASAAAFDKWLRKISHDYVTLERLSTVAGSLPVIGNIMALIDAIMDIVGVIQKLIAKKEVEFLAWVSLGINLIGVVPLPASSAARMSLRPALHLARQKLAMGVKDIGAALVEVLVVHLNARLAGELETFVDGAMSRLSGILDECAKVADGIVDDLIKILKRCIGKEPLFDVAPPAQAESKLHDPKVQSSWRRMLGAIDRQYKRAANYAAATAARQLPESAVAGVTAIITHLTDFKPAFRGKLAALADEKAQMSIKWILLRLRDAVVRHEKRHAVLVPSAKGAQHKKDNPGHELGASSHQSPATGDANNCKLCPAKAATAHSISFATGAETFTHTDFVLDAPLPIEWSRTYRSQLTAYDRGNLGARWLTPYSTRIDVVGQGKPTALLYHAADGRSHRYPWLAVGEKHHDPVEQITLTRMSVTLLTLDFGKPLPEGQPSPWRETYELTDTVRSKAAEMGKQHFRLISIHAKDGAALGLRYDHMANGEAVLSDIISKQGDTIVAHAGTQVDDNGHIVALWEIKEGQLVRQLSAYDHDEHGDLIYAQDENAAAWHYQYDRHLVTRYTDRTGRGMNLAYDTSIDSGANSKAIREWADDGSHDTRLEWDKNIRLTYVTDALGNETRYYYDIAGYTYRTIYPDGLEEWFYRDNAKNVIRHIHTDGNSEHFRYDDYGNLLTHTRADGSQVHFEYDANHRITGILDPEGGTWKRDYDAQGHLVEEIDPLGNKTQYAYDKAGRPVEVTDAKGGVKKLTYTPDGQLASYTDCSGHSTQWQYDERKRLIKSFDAAGNITRYRYTPVSAEALTLALSEETGNHPGQLEAVMHPDGSEEQLRHDAEGRLLAHIDALQRTTAYRYTAAGLIAQRTDALGHSLRYRWDALGRLSALENENGSVYRFQYDPVGRLLQEQGFDGKTTDYRYQEGTGVLAETEEAGVITRLEFDAMGRLMQRRAAAPGQPEQIETFAYYASGQLADAKNEHARLQWFYDPAGNLVREHQHYHGPFHPDKRTAVWHHRYDELNQRIGTTRPDGHRIDWLTYGAGHVHGLLLDGQEIVSFERDALYQETSRTQANGLLQTMKYDPVGRLIEQQLGRKNVEFRPDQYRPDAQVGMQAAIQRRYRYDRSGQLASIDDTRRGHIEYRYDPIGRLLAATSALGHETFAFDPAGNIQMPNTMQQHQSIATRAPLPKVLDNLLKEYAGTSYRYDDRGNLIERVQNGQRDTFEWDAFNRMTRATTWHGVTTFAYDSLGRRIAKHSQAMQGTTLGKTTRTMYGWDGDTLALESSIHHAHANEERTVHYVYERDSFVPLVQATRRQALQLAPTTDVKALMARNDGKYDIALDPLWNGEHEQDAEPFEKNEIAFYQCDQLGTPQELTDHEGDIAWSAQYKAWGQAKEAISNAAYKAGIRNPIRFQGQYLDDETGLHFNRHRYYDPLGGRFVSTDPIGLLGGFNTHTYAPNPVQWVDPLGLAPKKPTSAKSGCASCDPCQGRNPAAVAQSWQGNDPYNGVDSYKNVVIKKGTVFYTLYPHGNAPGNYLVKSDVVVGARNARQYNDSVQVAHKGNWKHRDARPMRDKVHAYVLAKDTCMAVGIAKNNPNLGSGGATQYFIENRDKPNLIDTGRIISYKD; encoded by the coding sequence ATGACCGAACCCACGCATAAACCTAGCGAGCGCGCGCCCGAGGTCGCCGTCGCCCCACTCAACACGATCGACCAGCAAGACGTCGGCGCTTCTGCCGCCGCCTTCGACAAATGGCTGCGCAAGATCAGCCACGATTACGTGACCCTCGAGCGCCTCAGCACCGTGGCCGGCAGCCTGCCGGTCATCGGCAACATCATGGCCTTGATCGACGCCATCATGGACATTGTCGGGGTCATCCAGAAGCTCATCGCCAAGAAGGAAGTCGAGTTCCTGGCCTGGGTCAGCCTGGGCATCAACCTGATCGGCGTGGTGCCGCTGCCGGCATCGAGCGCAGCGCGCATGAGCCTGCGCCCTGCCCTGCACTTGGCCCGGCAGAAGCTGGCCATGGGCGTCAAGGATATCGGCGCCGCGTTGGTCGAAGTGCTTGTCGTACACCTCAATGCCCGGCTGGCCGGCGAGCTCGAGACCTTCGTCGATGGGGCGATGAGCAGGCTGTCCGGCATCCTGGACGAATGCGCCAAGGTGGCCGACGGCATCGTCGACGACCTGATCAAGATCCTCAAACGCTGCATCGGCAAGGAACCCCTGTTCGATGTCGCGCCCCCGGCGCAAGCGGAGAGCAAGCTGCACGACCCGAAGGTGCAAAGCAGCTGGCGCCGCATGCTGGGCGCCATCGACCGGCAGTACAAGCGGGCCGCAAATTATGCCGCCGCCACGGCGGCGCGCCAGCTGCCGGAAAGTGCTGTAGCTGGCGTCACGGCCATCATCACGCACCTGACCGACTTCAAGCCGGCGTTCCGCGGCAAGCTGGCCGCCCTGGCCGACGAGAAGGCGCAGATGAGCATCAAGTGGATCCTGCTGCGCCTGCGCGACGCCGTCGTCAGGCACGAGAAGCGCCATGCGGTGCTGGTGCCGTCCGCCAAGGGCGCCCAGCACAAGAAGGACAACCCCGGCCACGAGCTGGGCGCTTCCAGCCATCAAAGCCCGGCCACGGGCGACGCCAACAACTGCAAGCTGTGCCCGGCCAAGGCCGCCACCGCCCACTCGATCAGCTTCGCCACCGGCGCTGAAACGTTCACCCATACCGACTTCGTGCTGGATGCCCCACTCCCGATCGAGTGGAGCCGCACCTACCGCAGCCAGCTGACCGCCTACGACCGCGGCAACCTGGGCGCTCGCTGGCTGACGCCGTACAGCACCCGCATTGATGTCGTCGGCCAGGGCAAGCCCACCGCCCTGCTCTATCACGCCGCCGACGGCCGCAGCCACCGCTATCCATGGCTGGCGGTCGGCGAAAAGCATCATGACCCGGTCGAGCAGATCACGTTGACGCGCATGAGTGTCACGCTGCTCACACTCGATTTCGGCAAACCGCTGCCCGAAGGCCAACCAAGCCCGTGGCGCGAGACCTATGAATTGACCGACACGGTACGCAGCAAGGCAGCCGAGATGGGCAAGCAGCACTTCCGCTTGATCTCCATCCACGCCAAGGACGGCGCCGCCCTCGGCCTGCGCTACGACCACATGGCCAATGGCGAGGCGGTGCTGAGCGACATCATCAGCAAGCAAGGCGACACCATCGTCGCCCATGCCGGCACCCAGGTTGATGACAATGGCCACATCGTCGCACTGTGGGAAATCAAGGAAGGCCAGCTGGTGCGCCAACTGTCCGCCTACGACCACGACGAGCACGGCGACCTGATTTACGCCCAGGACGAAAACGCGGCCGCCTGGCACTACCAGTACGACCGCCACCTCGTCACCCGCTACACCGACCGCACCGGTCGCGGCATGAACCTCGCCTACGACACGAGCATCGACAGCGGCGCCAATTCGAAAGCGATCCGCGAGTGGGCGGATGATGGTAGCCATGACACCCGGCTCGAGTGGGACAAGAACATCCGCCTGACCTACGTCACCGACGCGCTGGGCAATGAGACGCGCTACTACTACGACATCGCTGGCTACACCTACCGCACCATCTACCCGGACGGCCTGGAAGAGTGGTTCTACCGCGACAATGCGAAAAACGTCATCCGCCACATCCACACCGACGGCAACAGCGAGCACTTCCGCTACGACGACTACGGCAACCTGCTGACGCACACCCGAGCAGATGGCAGCCAGGTCCACTTCGAATACGACGCCAACCACCGCATCACAGGCATCCTCGATCCCGAAGGCGGCACCTGGAAGCGTGACTACGATGCGCAAGGCCACCTGGTCGAGGAAATCGACCCGCTCGGCAACAAGACCCAATACGCCTATGACAAGGCGGGCCGCCCCGTCGAAGTCACCGATGCGAAAGGCGGCGTCAAAAAGCTCACCTATACGCCGGACGGCCAGCTCGCCAGCTACACGGACTGTTCCGGCCACAGCACCCAATGGCAATACGACGAGCGCAAGCGGCTCATCAAAAGCTTCGACGCCGCAGGCAACATCACGCGCTACCGCTACACGCCAGTCAGCGCCGAAGCGCTGACCTTGGCGCTCAGCGAAGAAACCGGCAATCACCCAGGCCAGCTCGAAGCCGTCATGCACCCCGACGGCAGCGAAGAGCAGCTGCGCCACGATGCCGAAGGCCGCCTGCTGGCGCACATCGACGCGCTGCAACGCACCACCGCCTACCGCTATACCGCGGCCGGCCTGATCGCCCAGCGGACGGATGCGCTGGGCCACAGCCTGCGCTACCGCTGGGACGCGCTGGGCCGGCTGTCCGCGCTGGAAAACGAAAACGGCAGCGTGTATCGGTTCCAATACGACCCGGTCGGCCGCCTGCTGCAGGAACAGGGTTTCGATGGCAAGACCACCGACTACCGCTACCAGGAAGGGACTGGCGTGCTGGCGGAAACCGAGGAAGCCGGCGTGATCACGCGACTCGAGTTCGACGCCATGGGCCGGCTCATGCAGCGCCGCGCCGCCGCGCCCGGCCAGCCCGAGCAAATCGAAACCTTCGCCTACTACGCCAGCGGACAACTGGCGGACGCGAAGAACGAACACGCCCGGCTGCAGTGGTTCTACGACCCTGCCGGCAACCTGGTACGCGAACACCAGCATTACCACGGCCCATTCCATCCGGACAAGCGCACGGCGGTCTGGCACCACCGCTATGACGAACTGAACCAACGCATCGGCACGACGCGCCCGGACGGCCACCGCATCGACTGGTTGACCTACGGCGCCGGCCACGTGCACGGCCTGCTGCTCGACGGCCAGGAAATCGTGTCGTTCGAGCGCGACGCGCTGTACCAGGAAACCAGCCGCACCCAGGCCAACGGCCTGCTGCAAACGATGAAGTACGATCCAGTCGGCCGACTGATCGAGCAGCAACTGGGCCGGAAGAACGTGGAGTTTCGCCCCGACCAATATCGCCCGGACGCCCAGGTCGGCATGCAAGCGGCCATCCAACGGCGCTACCGCTACGACCGCTCCGGCCAACTGGCGAGTATCGATGACACCCGCCGCGGCCATATCGAATACCGCTACGACCCAATCGGCCGGCTGCTGGCGGCAACCAGCGCGCTGGGCCATGAGACCTTCGCGTTCGACCCGGCGGGCAATATCCAGATGCCCAATACTATGCAGCAGCACCAGAGCATTGCCACGCGCGCGCCGCTACCGAAGGTGCTGGACAACCTGCTCAAGGAGTATGCTGGAACGAGCTACCGTTACGACGATCGCGGCAACCTCATCGAACGCGTGCAAAATGGCCAACGCGACACGTTCGAATGGGATGCCTTCAACCGGATGACACGCGCCACGACTTGGCATGGTGTCACCACGTTCGCCTACGATTCGCTGGGGCGGCGCATTGCGAAGCACAGCCAGGCGATGCAAGGAACAACGCTTGGGAAAACGACTCGGACGATGTACGGCTGGGACGGCGATACACTGGCGTTGGAGAGCAGCATTCACCACGCGCACGCAAACGAGGAGCGGACAGTGCACTATGTGTACGAGCGTGATAGTTTCGTGCCGCTGGTACAAGCCACGCGACGTCAGGCCCTGCAACTGGCACCCACCACCGATGTGAAAGCACTAATGGCGCGCAACGACGGCAAGTACGACATTGCGCTCGATCCTTTATGGAATGGTGAGCATGAGCAAGATGCCGAGCCGTTCGAAAAGAACGAGATCGCCTTCTATCAATGCGACCAGCTGGGTACACCGCAGGAGCTGACCGACCACGAAGGCGATATCGCATGGTCAGCGCAGTACAAGGCATGGGGGCAAGCGAAGGAGGCCATCAGCAACGCTGCGTATAAGGCCGGGATACGCAATCCGATCCGCTTTCAGGGCCAGTACCTTGATGACGAGACGGGACTGCATTTCAACCGGCATCGGTATTACGATCCCCTCGGCGGCCGATTCGTGAGCACAGATCCGATCGGGTTGCTCGGTGGCTTTAATACCCATACGTATGCGCCAAACCCTGTCCAATGGGTCGATCCGTTAGGCTTAGCACCAAAGAAGCCAACTTCTGCTAAGAGCGGTTGCGCTAGCTGCGATCCATGCCAAGGCCGCAATCCAGCTGCCGTTGCGCAATCATGGCAAGGAAATGATCCGTACAATGGTGTGGATAGCTACAAAAATGTCGTTATCAAGAAAGGGACGGTGTTTTATACCCTATATCCTCACGGAAATGCGCCGGGCAATTATTTAGTGAAATCCGACGTCGTGGTAGGTGCCCGGAATGCTAGGCAGTACAATGACTCTGTCCAAGTTGCCCATAAGGGAAACTGGAAGCATCGGGATGCACGACCGATGCGGGACAAAGTTCACGCGTATGTTCTGGCTAAGGATACTTGCATGGCAGTTGGCATCGCAAAGAACAATCCTAACCTCGGCAGTGGTGGCGCCACGCAGTATTTTATTGAGAACAGAGATAAACCGAACCTCATAGATACTGGGCGGATCATTTCATATAAGGACTAA
- a CDS encoding PAAR domain-containing protein codes for MSLKIITVGDMTDHGGTVISGSPNHDIRGRAIARVGDKVACPMVYPGGKPHGVNKITSGHDTLTVDGIAVAVEGCTTECGCKLIGSMPATVG; via the coding sequence ATGTCCCTCAAGATCATCACAGTCGGCGACATGACCGACCACGGCGGCACCGTCATCAGCGGCTCGCCCAACCACGACATCCGCGGCCGAGCGATCGCCCGCGTGGGCGACAAAGTTGCCTGTCCCATGGTCTACCCAGGCGGCAAGCCGCACGGTGTCAACAAGATCACTTCCGGCCACGATACGCTGACGGTCGACGGCATCGCCGTGGCGGTCGAGGGATGTACGACGGAATGCGGCTGCAAGCTGATCGGGAGCATGCCTGCAACGGTCGGTTGA
- a CDS encoding PEP-CTERM sorting domain-containing protein, whose amino-acid sequence MKLPVIAAALSLSLPLAAQAEATATAQLSNFRYEVIDLDLADGIDAKLTLDDTGAIVMAGYYASLEGTPLPDPLDYHPGEGTATVAHVTGNASATLTATGASATTSFHGPQGELFAQALSGHNFTLTANTRLVLYADAAVSGTVNPDHYGYSNAITFITYRLPGDAEDTVVEDGIVSYMGLPDARALTVGFSTGADSVSGTYGFSAGTYGTVAAVPEPSAYAMLGLGLAAIGWCARRQRRR is encoded by the coding sequence ATGAAATTGCCAGTCATTGCCGCCGCCCTGTCGTTATCCCTGCCGCTGGCCGCCCAGGCCGAAGCCACCGCCACCGCCCAGCTCAGCAATTTCCGCTATGAAGTCATCGACCTGGACCTGGCCGACGGCATCGACGCCAAGCTCACGCTGGACGATACCGGAGCCATCGTCATGGCCGGCTATTACGCCAGCCTGGAGGGCACCCCGCTGCCTGATCCGCTCGACTACCACCCGGGCGAGGGCACGGCGACCGTGGCGCACGTCACCGGTAACGCGAGCGCTACGCTGACGGCGACCGGCGCCAGCGCGACGACCAGCTTCCATGGCCCGCAGGGCGAGCTGTTCGCTCAGGCGCTGTCCGGCCACAACTTCACGCTGACGGCCAACACCCGGCTCGTGCTGTACGCGGACGCGGCGGTCAGCGGCACGGTCAACCCGGACCATTACGGCTACAGCAATGCGATCACCTTCATCACGTACCGGCTGCCGGGCGACGCGGAGGATACCGTCGTCGAGGACGGTATCGTCAGCTACATGGGATTGCCGGATGCGCGCGCGCTGACGGTCGGCTTCTCGACCGGTGCCGACAGCGTCAGCGGCACCTATGGCTTCTCGGCGGGTACATACGGCACCGTCGCTGCCGTGCCGGAACCGTCGGCCTACGCAATGCTGGGCCTGGGCCTGGCCGCGATCGGCTGGTGCGCGCGGCGCCAGCGGCGCCGGTAA